Genomic DNA from Nonomuraea rubra:
GTGACCCGCACGTCCACCATCGGGTAGCCGGCGACGACGCCGCGCTCCATCTGGGCCCGCACGCCCTTCTCCACCGACGGGATGAACTGCCGCGGCACCACGCCGCCCACGATCTTGTCCACGAACTCGAAGCCCCCGCCGGACGGCAGCGGCTCGACCTCGAGGTGGCAGATGGCGTACTGGCCGTGGCCGCCGGTCTGCTTGACGTTGCGGCCCATCGCCTGGCACTTGCCGCCGAACGTCTCGCGCAGCGGCACCCGCAGGTCGATCCGCTCGACCTCCACGCCGTGGCGCTTGGCCAGGCGGTCGAGGAGCACGTCGGTGTGCGCCTCGCCCATGCACCACAGGACGAGCTGGCGGGTCTCGGCGTTGTTCTCCAGGCGCAGCGTCGGGTCCTCGGCCACCAGCCGGCCGAGCGCCTGCGACAGCTTGTCCTCGTCCGCCTTGGACCTGGCCCTGATCGCCACGGGCAGCAGCGGGTCTGGCATGCTCCAGGAGGTCATCAGCAGCGGGCGCTCCACCTCCGACAGCGTGTCGCCGGTCTCGGCCCGCGACAGCTTGGCCACGGCCACGATGTCGCCCGCCATGCCCTTGGCCGCGCCGCGCTGCTGCTTGCCCAGCGGGCAGGTCAGGGTGCCGATGCGCTCGTCCACGTCGTGGTCTTCGTGCCCGCGGTCGGCCAGGCCGTGCCCGGAGACGTGCACGGTCATGTCGGGGCGCAGGGTGCCGGAGAAGACGCGTACGAGGCTGATGCGGCCCACGTACGGGTCGCTGGTGGTCTTGACGACCTCGGCGACGAGCGGCCCGTCGGGGTCGCACGTGATGCCCTTGACCGGCTTGCCGGACAGGTCGGTGATCTCGGGCATGGGATGTTCGAGCGGCGACGGGAAGCCCTGCGTGATCAGCTCCAGCAGCTCCTGCGCGCCCACGCCGAGGCCGCTGCACAGCACCGGGTAGAAGCTGCCGCGCGCGACGGCCTTCTCCAGGTCGTCGATGAGGACCTTGGTGTCGATGGGCTCGCCCTCGAGGTACCTCTCCATGAGCGACTCGTCCTCGCTCTCCTGGATGATGCCCTCGATCAGCGTGCCGCGGTACTCCTCGATCTGCGCCTCGTACTCCGCGCCCGGGTCCTTCTCCGTGCGCTCGCCCGTGGCGTAGTTGTAGAACTTCTGCGTCAGCAGCCCGATCAGCCCGTTGACGTGACCGTTGGTGATCACCGGGAGGTAGAGCGGCGCGACGCCGTCGCCGAAGATGTCCTGGCAGGTCGCGAGCACCTCGTCGAAGTCGGCCCGCTGGTGGTCGATCTTGGTGATCACGACCGCCCGCGGCATGCCGACCTGCGAGCACTCCTCCCAGAGCATCTGCGTGAGACCGTCCACCCCGTCGGAGGCCGACACCACGAACAGCGCCGCGTCGGCCGCGCGCAGCCCCGCGCGCAGGTCGCCCACGAAGTCGGCGTAGCCCGGGGTGTCGAGAAGGTTGATCTTGATGCCGTTGTGCACCAGCGGCGCCACGGAGAGGTTGACCGACCGCTGCTGCCGGACCTCCACCTCGTCGAAGTCGCTGACCGTGTTGCCGTCCTCCACCCGTCCCGGGCGCTGGATGGTGCCCGTCGCGGCCAGCAGCTGCTCGACGAGGGTCGTCTTACCCGCTCCTGAGTGGCCGACCAGCACGACATTGCGTATCGCATCCGCCCTGTCGGCCGCGGGTGCCCTGCCCGCGGCTCCCACGGCGCCACCAGAGTTTCTTTCCGCCACATCGGCCTCCCGCGTCGTCGGTTGTGTGCCAACGCCGCGCCCGCGCGGAGGGAATGGAAACCGCATGGACGCGGTGTGTTCACCAAATACCCGTGTGGCGGATATCACAAGGGGGGCGGGGCAAAGAAAGTTGTCAGGCGCGTCATGGCCTACGATCGGACCGCGATGCTCAAACTCCTGCGCCCGGCCATGACCCGGATACTCACCCCGCTGGGCAGGGCCCTCGTCGGCCGCGGGATCGGCCCGAACGCCGTCACGGCGGTGGGCACCCTCGGCACCGTCGTGTCCGCCCTGCTCTTCTTCCCCCTGGGGCAGCTCACCTGGGGGGCACTCGTGATCACTGTCTTCGTGCTGTTCGACCTGCTCGACGGCGTGGTGGCCCGGCTCGGCGGGAAGGGGGGCAGCACCTGGGGGGCCTTTCTCGACTCCACGCTCGACCGGGTCGCCGACGCCGCCATCTTCGCCGGCCTGATCATGTACTTCATCTCCGTCGACGACGCTCTGATGGCCGCGGTGACCCTGGTGTGCCTGATCGCGGGCGCCGTGGTCTCCTACGCCAAGGCCAGGGCCGAAGGGCTCGGGCTCACGGCGGACGTCGGGCTCGCCGAAAGACCGGAGCGGCTGGTGGTGGCGCTGGTCGCCGCCTGCTTCTCGGGGCTCGGCGTTCCGTACATCCTGCCCGCGGGCATGTGGCTGCTCGCGGTGGCCAGCCTGATCACCGTGGGCCAGCGAGTGGTGGCCGTCTACCAGCAGACGAGGGAGAGATGAGCGAGAAGGTCAGCGAGAAGGTCTCGGCCGGCGACCGCGTCGTGGCCGCTGGGTTCGCGGCCGGATGGAAGCTCGTGCCGCTGCTGCCGCAGCGCCCGACGGCCGCCGTCTTCCGGTTCCTGGCCGACCGGGTCTGGAGCAGGCGCGGCAAGTCCGTACGCAGGCTGGAGTCCAACCTGGCCAGGGTCACCGGCCTGCGGCCCGGCAGCCGGGAGCTGAGCGAGCTGACCAGGGCCGGGATGCGCTCCTACTTCCGCTACTTCCACGAGATCTTCCGGCTGCCGTCCATGGACCGCGGCGAGCTCGTGCGCCGCACGCACGTGATCGGGGCCGAGCACGTCCACGGCAACGTGGCCGCCGGGCGGGGCGTGGTGCTGGCGCTGCCGCACATGGGCAACTGGGACCAGGCGGGGGCGTGGCTGGTCGGCGTGGGCCACCCGTTCACGACCGTGGCCGAACGGCTCAGGCCCGAGTCGCTGTTCCACCGCTACGTGGCCTTCCGCGAGGGGCTGGGCATGGAGGTGCTGCCGCTGACCGGCGGCGACGGGCACAACTTCGGCACCCTGGCGACGCGGGTGCGCAAGGGCGGCGTGGTCTGCCTGCCGGCCGAGCGCGACCTGACCAAGAGCGGTGTCGAGGTGAGCTTCTTCGGCGCGACCACCAAGTACCCGGCGGGCCCGCCGCTGCTGGCGGTGCAGACCGGGGCGGCGCTGCTGCCCGCCATCGTCTACTTCGTGGGCGACGACTGGGGCATCCACATCCACCCCGAGCTGCCGGTCCCCGCCGAGGGCACCCGCCAGGAGAAGGTCGCGGCCGTGGCGCAGGGCCTGGCCGACGTGTTCGAGAAGGGCATCTCCGAGCATCCGGAGGACTGGCACATGCTGCAGCGGCTCTGGCTCGACGACCTGCCCCCTCAGCGGGAACCCCGATGAGGGTCGGCATCGTCTGCCCGTACTCGTGGGACGTGCCGGGCGGCGTCAAGCAGCACATCGACGACCTGGCCCAGGCCCTGATCGCGCAGGGGCACGAGGTGTCGGTGATCGCGCCCGCGGCCGACGACGAGGAGCTGCCCCCGTACGTGACGGGGGCGGGGCGGGCGATCCCGGTGCCGTACAACGGGTCGGTGGCCAGGATGTCGTTCGGGTTCCTGTCGGCGGCGCGGGTGCGGCGCTGGGTGCGTACGGGCGGCTTCGACGTGCTGCACATCCACGAGCCGCTGATCCCGAGCCTGGGCGTGCTGGCGTGCTGGGCGGCCAAGGGGCCGATCGTGGCCACGTTCCACGCCTCGTTCACCCGCTCGCGCGCGATCGCCGTGGCCGAGCCGCTGCTGCGCAGCGCGCTGGAGAAGCTCAGCGGCCGCATCGCGGTCTCCGACGCGGCCCGCAAGAGCCTGGTCGAGCAGTTCGGCGGCGACACCGTGCTCATCCCGAACGGCGTCACCGTCGCCCGGTACACCGAGGCGGAGCCGCTCGACGGGTGGGGCCCCGACGGGTCCACGCTGGGTTTCCTGGGCCGCATGGACGAGGAGCGCAAGGGGCTGCCGATCCTGCTCGACGCGTTCAGGACGCTGGCGGCCGAGCGGCCGGACGTGAAGCTGCTCATCGCGGGGCCGGGCGACGAGAAGGACGTCTACGACAAGGTGCCGAAGGAGTTCCACGACCGGGTGACCGTGCTGGGCATGGTGAGCGAGGCCGACAAGATCCGCGCCTACCACTCGGTCGACGTGTTCGTGGCGCCCAACACGCGGGGCGAGAGCTTCGGCATCGTGCTGGCCGAGGCGATGGCGTCCGGGGCGACGGTGCTGGCCAGCGACATCCCGGCCTTCCGCAGGGTGCTGGGAGACGGGCAGGCGGGCGCGCTGTTCGCCAACCGCGACCCCGCCTCGCTGGCGCGCGAGGCCGCCGCGCTGCTCGACGCGCCGGAGCGGCGGGTCAAGCTGGCCGCCGAGGCGCTGGTCGCGGTCAGGAAGTACGACTGGTCCACGGTGGCGCGCGACGTCGTGCGCGTCTACGAGACCGTCACCACGAGCGGCGCGGGACGCGTGGAAGAGGACCTGTGACGGGCGGCGCCGGCCGCGTGGAGCAAGACCTGCTGACGAGCGGCGGCGGCCGCGTGGAGGAAGACCTGTGACATCCACCATGATCGTGCTGATCGTGGGCATCGTGGTCGTGCTCACGGCCGTCTACATCTCCTGGCGGGCCGGGCGGCTGGACCGCCTGCACATCCGGCTGGAGCTGGCCCAGGAGTCGCTGGACGCCGCGCTGATGCGGCGCCGCGCGGTGGTGCTGGAGCTGGCCGGCTCGCGCCTGCTCGACCCCGCCACGTCCCTGGTGCTGGCCGCGGCGGCGCACGAGGCCAGGTCGGCGGGGTCGGAGGAGCGCGAGCACGCCGAGAGCGACCTGTCGCGGACGTTGCGCGCGGTGGTGGACCAGGAGCGGTTCAGGGAGAAGCTGTCGGAGTCACCGGGAGGGCGCGAGCTGCTGGAGGAGCTCGACGCGGCGGTGGCCAAGGTCGTCTACTCCCGCCGCTTCCTCAACAACGCGGTCGCGGTCACGCGGGCGGCCCAGGACCGCTGGCTCGCCAGGACGTTGCGCCTGGCCGGGCACACCGAGTACCCGCAATTCTTCGAGATTGATGACAATCCGCCCGCAGCTATGGCAACTGAATGACCTGATTTGGGGAAGCCAGTAAGCTTCATCCCGTTTTCGGGCTGAAGCGAGGAGAGTTACACGTGCGGCTACCCCGGATGATCACGGTCTACCTGGCCGGAGCGGCCGTGCTGCTGCCCGTAGCGGCCTGTTCGTCGGACGATCCGGCCGCCGGTCAGGCGCCCGCGCCGTCCGCGTCGGCCGCGCCCAGCGAGGAGCCGGAGGAGGTCAACGCCCACCCGTTCACCGGCAAGCCGTACCAGAGCCTCAAGCCCGTGCTCGCGGTGAAGATCGAGAACACCGCGGCCGGCAAGCCCCAGCTCGGGCTCAAGAGCGCGGACATCGTCTACGTCGAGCAGGTCGAGGCCGGACTGACCCGCCTCATGGCGATCTTCTCCTCCAAGCTGCCGGCCAAGGTGGGCCCGGTGCGCAGCGCGCGCATCTCCGACCTGCACATCGCGCCGCAGTTCGGCAAGCCCGCCTTCTCGTACTCGGGCGCGCAGACCAAGATGTTGCCGTTCATCGCCGAGGCGTCCCTGTTCGACGTGGGCGACACCCGCAACCCCGGCGCCTACTTCCGCCAGCCCGGCCGCTTCGCCCCCTACAACCTGTTCGCCAACACCAAGCAGCTCCTGGCCAAGGCGCCCAAGGCGAGCAAGGCCAAGGACATCGGCTTCACCTTCGGCGACGCGCCGGCCGAAGGCGGGGTCGACAAGAAGTCGTACACGGTCAAGTGGCCCGCGGCCCGCTTCACCTTCGCCTGGTCGGAGGCGAAGAAGCAGTGGATGATCTGGCAGGACGGCAAGAAGGACATGGCCGCGGAGGGCGGCCAGCTCAGCGCGCCGACGATCGTCGTGCAGTACACCAAGACCGAGCGGTCGGAGTTCCACGACAAGAACGACAGCTACACGCCGCTCGTGCACACCACGGGCAAGGGTTCCGCGATCGTGCTGCGTGACGGTAAAGCTTTCAAGGCCCGCTGGGAACGGGAATCGGAGGAGAGCGGCACGACGTTCACCACTGAGAGCGGCGAGCCGATGAACTTCGCCCCCGGCCAGGTCTGGGTCGCCCTCGCCAGCCGCAAGCCCGTCATTCCGTAGAAGACGCGGGGCGAATCCTGACATCTTGGCATGTCGGGGGAGGGGTCCTCCAGGACCTACGATGGGCTTGAAAACTTACCGAATCGCCGTGAGAGCCCGTGAGGATGACCGTGTCGACCAGCACGCCAGAAAGCACCCCCGTCACCGGAACCGCGCGCGTCAAGCGCGGCATGGCCGAGATGCTCAAGGGCGGCGTCATCATGGACGTCGTCACCCCCGAGCAGGCCAAGATCGCTGAGGACGCCGGCGCGGTGGCCGTCATGGCCCTAGAGCGCGTGCCCGCCGACATCCGCGCGCAGGGCGGCGTGTCCCGGATGAGCGACCCCGACATGATCGACGGCATCATCGCCGCCGTCTCGATCCCCGTCATGGCCAAGGCCCGCATCGGCCACTTCGTCGAAGCCAGGGTGCTGCAGGCGCTCGGCGTCGACTACGTGGACGAGTCCGAGGTGCTCACCCCGGCCGACTACGCCAACCACATCGACAAGTGGCAGTTCACCGTGCCCTTCGTCTGTGGCGCCACGAACCTGGGCGAGGCCATGCGCCGCATCACCGAGGGCGCGGCCATGATCCGCTCCAAGGGCGAGGCCGGCACCGGCGACGTCTCCAACGCCGTCACCCACATGCGCACGATCCGCGCCGAGATCAAGCGGCTCACCTCGCTGCCCGAGGACGAGCTGTACGTCGCGGCCAAGGAGCTGCAGGCGCCGTACGAGCTGGTCGCCGAGGTCGCCAAGACCGGCAAGCTGCCGGTCGTGCTGTTCACCGCGGGCGGCATCGCCACCCCGGCGGACGCGGCGATGATGATGCAGCTCGGCGCCGAGGGCGTGTTCGTGGGCTCGGGCATCTTCAAGTCGGGCGACCCGGCCAAGCGCGCCGCCGCCATCGTCAAGGCCACGACCTTCTACGACGACCCCGACGTCATCGCCAAGGTCTCGCGCGGGCTGGGCGAGGCCATGGTCGGCATCAACGTCGACGAGATCCCGCAGCCGCACCGCCTGGCCGAGCGCGGCTGGTAATCCGGCGCGTCGTTGCAGGTCACCGCGTTGGGCGCGTGAGACGATCACGTCTGGCAGGCCGATGACGGCCTGACGGGGGCGCCACAATGTGACGGTGGAAATTGCCAAATAAGGCGACATCCGCGAAGGATGTCGCCTTTTTGGTGTTGTGTGGCGTTCACCGCGTAGTCATGATCCTCAGTAAAGCTACGGGTCAACCCTCATCCCTTGATCGTCCCGGGAGCCACACGTGTCCAAGCTGAACCGCAGACACTTCCTCGTCACCGGGTTAGCCGCGGGTGCCGCCGCGGCCATCCCCGCGGGTGCCGCGCACGCCGACCCCGACCCGGCGGCCGAGAGCGCGCAGAGCCTCGCCTCGCGCGGCCTGACCACCGACCCGTTCACGCTCGGCGTCGCCTGCGGCGACCCCGACAGCGAGGGCTTCGTGATCTGGACCAGGCTCGCCCAGCAGCCGATGGCCGAGGACGGGCTCGGCGGCATGCCGCAGCGGCCCTTCCCCGTGCAGTGGCAGATCTACGCCGACGAGCGCGCCCGCCGCGTCGTGCGCACCGGCGTCTCCGTCGCCGCCCCCGAGTGGGGCCACAGCGTCCACGTCGAGGTGCGGGGGCTGAGCTCCGACCGCGAGTACTGGTACCGCTTCCGCGTCGGCCCGTACGTCTCGCAGCTCGGCCGCGCCCGCACCGCCCCGCACCCCCTGTCGTACGGCGGCGGCCTGGCCATGGCCTTCGTCTCCTGCGCCCAGTACGAGCACGGCTACTTCACCTCGTACCGCCGCCTGGCCGAGGAGAACCCCGACCTGATCCTGCACCTCGGCGACTACCAGTACGAGTACACCAGGAACACCTACACCATCCCCGGCGGCAACGTCCGCCACCACGAGGGGCCCGAGACCGAGACCCTGGCGAACTACCGCCAGCGGCACGCCCAGTACAAGGCCGACCCCGACCTCCAGGCGGCCCACGCCGCCGCGCCGTGGCTGGTCGTCTGGGACGACCACGAGCTGGACAACAACTGGGCCGACGAGGTCCCCGAGCGCCCCGAGATCCCCCAGCCGAACTTCCTGACCAGGCGCGAGGCCGCCTTCCGCGCCTACTACGAGAACATGCCGCTGCGCCGCAGCTCCATCCCGCGCGGCATCGACATGCAGCTCTACCGCCGCATCCGGTGGGGCCGGATGGCCACCTTCCACATGCTCGACACCCGCCAGTACCGCGACGACCAGGGCTGCGGCGACGGCTACCGCGACTGCCCCGCCTCCGTCGACCCGGCCCGCTCGATCACCGGCGCCGCGCAGGAGGAATGGCTGCTGCACGGCTTCCGCCACTCGCGCGCGCAGTGGGACGTCCTCGGCCAGCAGGTCTTCTTCGCCCAGCGCGACAACAACGCCGGCCCGGTCAAGGTCACCTCCCAGGACGCCTGGGACGGCTACGCCGCCTCCCGCCGGCGGATCACCCAGGGCTGGATCGACGCGAAGGTGCGCAACCCCGTCGTCCTGACCGGCGACGTGCACGCCCACTGGGCCAGCGACCTCAAGCTCGACTACGACGACCCGACCGGGCCCACCGTGGGCTCCGAGCTGGTGGCCACGTCGATCTCGACCGGCGGGAACGGGGCCGACTCCGACCCGGCGCAGCACCCGTTCCTGGCCATCAACCCGCACCTGAAGTTCTACAACAACCAGCGCGGATACGTGCTGACGAAGATCGAGCGCGAGCAGATGACGGCCGACTTCAAGGTCGTGCCGCAGGTGCAGACGCCGGGGTCCGAGGTGTACACCCGGGCCACGTACGTCATCGAGGACCGGGTGCCCGGGGTGCAGCAGACGTACCTGCGGCCGCTGGACCCGACGCTCCGCAGCCGGGCGGCGATGACGGTGGAGGAGACGGTGCGCCTGGAGACCGAGCGCCCGTAACCCTGGACCAGCGTGGGCACGCCGACCTCCTGGGCGTGCCCACGCTTCCCCCTTCGGCCCCGGGTTCCCCGGGGCCTTTTCCCGGCCGGAATATTAGCCAGGCTAAGTTAGTTGTGCTAACCATGAGGGACGATCCCACCCGCCTGGCCGAGCAGGTCTCGACGGTGCTGCGGCACCTGGTCCTCCTGCTCAGGCGCACCGTCGCCGGCCAACCCGTCACCAGCCAGCAGTACGGCGTCCTCGGCTCGCTCGAGGCCGGCCCCCGCCGGATGACCGAGCTGGCCGAGGAGCACGCCGTGCAGCTCCCCACCATGACCGTCCAGATCAACCGCCTGGAGGACGCCGGCCTGGTGGCCCGCGGCTCCGACCCCGCCGACGCCCGCGTCAGGACGGTCGAGCTCACGGGCGAGGGCCGGGACCGGCTGAGGGCCGTACGCAGGGCCAGGGTCGCCCACCTCACCCGCGAGCTGGAGGCGCTCACCGAGGACGAGCGCGCCACCCTCGCGGCCGCCCTGCCCGTGCTGGCCAAGCTCGGCCGCTCGTGAGAACTCGTACGTACTCGTAAGTAGAGGAGCAACATGCAAACCGGCGGCGGAATCCTCCGCCAGCCCATGTCCGTCTGGGCCACCGCGTTCGCCGCGGTCGTGGCCTTCATGGGCATCGGGCTGGTGGACCCCATCCTCCCTTCCATCGCCCAGGGCCTGAAGGCCACCCCCAGCCAGGTCTCCCTGCTGTTCACCAGCTACTTCCTGGTCACCGCCGTGGCCATGCTGATCACCGGCTGGGTCTCCAGCCGCATCGGCGGCAAGCGCACGCTGCTGGCCGGGCTGGTGCTGGTCGTCGGGTTCGCCGCGCTGGCCGGCACCTCCACCAGCGTCGCCGAGCTCGTCGGCTTCCGCGCCGGCTGGGGGCTGGGCAACGCCCTGTTCGTGGCCACCGCGCTGGCCGTCATCGTCGGCGCCGCCAGTGGCGGCGCGGAATCGGCCATCATCCTGTACGAGGCCGCGCTCGGCCTGGGCATCTCCCTGGGCCCGCTCGCCGGCGCGCTGCTCGGCGACTGGAACTGGCGGGCCCCGTTCTTCGGCACCGCCACGCTCATGGCGGTCGGCTTCGTGCTGATCGCCACGATGCTCAGGGCCACGCCAAGGCCCGCCCAGAAGACCCGGCTGAGCGCCCCCATCAGGGCGCTGGCGCACGGCGGCCTGGCCACGACCGCGTTCACCGCGCTGTTCTACAACTTCGCGTTCTTCACGGTGCTGGCGTTCACGCCGTTCGTGCTCGGCATGTCCGCCTACGGCATCGGCGCCGTCTTCTTCGGCTGGGGCGTCTGCGTGGCGCTGGCGTCGGTCTTCGCCGCGCCGCCGCTGCAGCGCAGGATCGGCTCGGTGAACGTGCTGCACCTGGCGCTGGCCCTGCTGGCCGTCTTCCAGATCGGCATCGCGCTGTCGGGGCACGCGGGCGTCATCGTGTTCACCATCCTGTCCGGCATCCCCATCGGCCTCAACAACACCGTGTTCACCGAGTCGGCCATGGAGGTCTCCGACGCTCCCCGGCCGGTTGCGTCGGCGGGCTACAACTTCGTGCGCTGGATGGGCGGCGCGCTGGCCCCGTTCATCGCGACGAAGCTGGGGGAGGAGGCCGGGGTGGCGGTGCCGTACGTGCTGGGGGCGCTCTGCTGCGTCGCCGGGATGGCCGTCCTCTACACCCGGCGGCACCACCTGCGTGCCCTGTCCCGCGTGGACGCCGGCCACACGGCGCACGACGCCGCTGAGGCCGCACCCGCTATGTGATTACATGTCTCACCATGGTGGGACATGTCCTGCTGCTCCTGGCGAGCATGCTTCCCGTGCCGCAGGCGGCCCCGTCCGGGATGAGCCCGTCCGCGACGACTCTGTCCGCGACGACTCTGTCCGCGATGACGTGGAACGTCTGCACGGGGACCAATTCCAACTGCCGCCTCTACCGTGCGGGCGCCGTCGAGCTGGCCGGGCACATCGGCGAGCAGGCGCTCGCCCGCCGCGCCGAAGTGATCTTCCTTCAGGAGTTCTGCACGGGCGCGACGGGCACGCTGGAGCTCTGGCTCGAACGGCGCACCGGCAAGCGCTGGACGATCGGCTCCTGGGGGCTGACCGGCCAGGACGGCGCGCCGTACGCGTGCCATCCCGACCTGCTCGGCCGCCCGCGCGGCGCGCAGAGCATCGCGGTGGCGGTGGCGGGCGACGCGGTCGCGTTCGAGATCCACCCGCTGCCCGCCCCGCCCTGGTACGTCAGGCGGGCCGCCATCTGCGCGGACCTGCCCGCCAGGAAGATCCGCGCCTGCGGCACCCACCTGTCCTCCGGCTCCGCCTACGACGACCGCCAGCCCGGCGCCCCGTACCGCACCAAGCAGCTCGAACGCCTGCTGGAGATCTCCGCCAAGCCCGGATACCGCAGCCTCGTCGGCGGCGACCTGAACGTCTCACCGCCCGACAGCGGCTACGGCAGCGCCGCCGGGCGCCGGGCCGTCGCCCCCTTCTACCGTGCCTACCAGGAGTGCGACCAGCGGGACGGGCGGCGTACCGGACGCTGGACCAGGGAGGGCAAGAAGCTCGACTACCTCTTCGCCCCCAAGGGCAGCGTGCGGCGCTGCCACGTCGAGCGCGGCGTCACCCTGTCGGACCACAAGCCCGCACACATCGAGGTGACCCTCTAGGGGCGGGCCGCGTACGCTGCACGCGTTCCCCCCGATAGGAAGATGTCCGGCCATCCTGGTGTTGAATGTTCGGAACCCGTACACCCGGACGAAAGGATCGACTGTGCCCACGATCGGTGTGCTCGCCCTTCAAGGAGACGTGCGCGAGCATGTGCGCATGCTCCAGGAGGCAGGCGCCACGGCCGCCGCCGTGCGCCGTCCCGCCGAGCTGGACGCGGTCGACGCCCTGGTCATCCCAGGAGGCGAGTCGACCACCATGTGGAAGCTCGCCGAGACCTTCGACATGCTGCAGCCGCTGCGCATGCGCGTCAAGGAGGGCATGCCCGCCTACGGCTCCTGCGCCGGCATGATCATGCTGGCCGACCGGATCGAGGACGGCATCGCCGGGCAGCAGACCATCGGCGGCATCGACATGGTGGTCAGGCGCAACGCCTTCGGCCGCCAGGTCCACTCCTTCGAGTCCGACCTCGACTTCGCCGGGACGCCGGTGCACGCCGTGTTCATCAGGGCCCCCTGGGTCGAATCCATCGGCGCGGACGTCGAAGTGCTGGGCAGGTGCGAGCCTGGGGATAGGATCGTCGCGGTCCGTCAAGGGCCGTTGCTCGCTACGTCGTTCCATCCCGAGCTCACCGGGGACGTACGCGTGCACCGTTACTTCGTAGACATGGTGAGGGAGCTCTAGGTAATGTCCGGCCACTCCAAATGGGCGACGACGAAGCACAAGAAGGCCGCGCTCGACGCCAAGCGCGGCAAGCTGTTCGCCAAGCTCATCAAGAACATCGAAGTGGCGGCACGGACCGGTGGCCCTGACCCGGACGCCAACCCCACCCTCTTCGACGCCATCTTCAAGGCGAAGAAGAACTCCGTGCCCAACGACAACATCGAGCGGGCGCGCAAGCGGGGCGGCGGCCTGGAGGCGGGCGGCGCCGACTGGCAGACGATCATGTACGAGGGCTACGCGCCCGGCGGCGTCGCGGTGCTCATCGAGTGCCTCACCGACAACCGCAACCGCGCCGCCTCCGAGGTGCGCGTCGCGCTCACCCGCAACGGCGGCTCGCTGGCCGACCCCGGGTCCGTGTCGTACATGTTCAACCGCAAGGGCGTCGTGATCGTGCCCAAGGCCGACGGGCTCGACGAGGACACCGTGCTGATGGCCGTGCTCGACGCGGGCGCCGAGGAGGTCAACGACCTGGGCGACACCTTCGAGGTCGTCTCCGAGGCCGGCGACCTGGTGCCGGTCCGCAAGGCGCTGCAGGATTCCGGCATCGACTACGACTCGGCCGAGTCGAGCTTCCTGCCGACGATGAGCGTGCCGCTCGACGAGGAGGGCGCCAAGAAGGTGTTCCGCCTCATCGACGCGCTGGAGGACAGCGACG
This window encodes:
- a CDS encoding alkaline phosphatase D family protein, yielding MSKLNRRHFLVTGLAAGAAAAIPAGAAHADPDPAAESAQSLASRGLTTDPFTLGVACGDPDSEGFVIWTRLAQQPMAEDGLGGMPQRPFPVQWQIYADERARRVVRTGVSVAAPEWGHSVHVEVRGLSSDREYWYRFRVGPYVSQLGRARTAPHPLSYGGGLAMAFVSCAQYEHGYFTSYRRLAEENPDLILHLGDYQYEYTRNTYTIPGGNVRHHEGPETETLANYRQRHAQYKADPDLQAAHAAAPWLVVWDDHELDNNWADEVPERPEIPQPNFLTRREAAFRAYYENMPLRRSSIPRGIDMQLYRRIRWGRMATFHMLDTRQYRDDQGCGDGYRDCPASVDPARSITGAAQEEWLLHGFRHSRAQWDVLGQQVFFAQRDNNAGPVKVTSQDAWDGYAASRRRITQGWIDAKVRNPVVLTGDVHAHWASDLKLDYDDPTGPTVGSELVATSISTGGNGADSDPAQHPFLAINPHLKFYNNQRGYVLTKIEREQMTADFKVVPQVQTPGSEVYTRATYVIEDRVPGVQQTYLRPLDPTLRSRAAMTVEETVRLETERP
- a CDS encoding MFS transporter — translated: MSVWATAFAAVVAFMGIGLVDPILPSIAQGLKATPSQVSLLFTSYFLVTAVAMLITGWVSSRIGGKRTLLAGLVLVVGFAALAGTSTSVAELVGFRAGWGLGNALFVATALAVIVGAASGGAESAIILYEAALGLGISLGPLAGALLGDWNWRAPFFGTATLMAVGFVLIATMLRATPRPAQKTRLSAPIRALAHGGLATTAFTALFYNFAFFTVLAFTPFVLGMSAYGIGAVFFGWGVCVALASVFAAPPLQRRIGSVNVLHLALALLAVFQIGIALSGHAGVIVFTILSGIPIGLNNTVFTESAMEVSDAPRPVASAGYNFVRWMGGALAPFIATKLGEEAGVAVPYVLGALCCVAGMAVLYTRRHHLRALSRVDAGHTAHDAAEAAPAM
- a CDS encoding MarR family winged helix-turn-helix transcriptional regulator: MRDDPTRLAEQVSTVLRHLVLLLRRTVAGQPVTSQQYGVLGSLEAGPRRMTELAEEHAVQLPTMTVQINRLEDAGLVARGSDPADARVRTVELTGEGRDRLRAVRRARVAHLTRELEALTEDERATLAAALPVLAKLGRS
- a CDS encoding endonuclease/exonuclease/phosphatase family protein, whose translation is MVGHVLLLLASMLPVPQAAPSGMSPSATTLSATTLSAMTWNVCTGTNSNCRLYRAGAVELAGHIGEQALARRAEVIFLQEFCTGATGTLELWLERRTGKRWTIGSWGLTGQDGAPYACHPDLLGRPRGAQSIAVAVAGDAVAFEIHPLPAPPWYVRRAAICADLPARKIRACGTHLSSGSAYDDRQPGAPYRTKQLERLLEISAKPGYRSLVGGDLNVSPPDSGYGSAAGRRAVAPFYRAYQECDQRDGRRTGRWTREGKKLDYLFAPKGSVRRCHVERGVTLSDHKPAHIEVTL
- the pdxT gene encoding pyridoxal 5'-phosphate synthase glutaminase subunit PdxT, with translation MPTIGVLALQGDVREHVRMLQEAGATAAAVRRPAELDAVDALVIPGGESTTMWKLAETFDMLQPLRMRVKEGMPAYGSCAGMIMLADRIEDGIAGQQTIGGIDMVVRRNAFGRQVHSFESDLDFAGTPVHAVFIRAPWVESIGADVEVLGRCEPGDRIVAVRQGPLLATSFHPELTGDVRVHRYFVDMVREL
- a CDS encoding YebC/PmpR family DNA-binding transcriptional regulator; its protein translation is MSGHSKWATTKHKKAALDAKRGKLFAKLIKNIEVAARTGGPDPDANPTLFDAIFKAKKNSVPNDNIERARKRGGGLEAGGADWQTIMYEGYAPGGVAVLIECLTDNRNRAASEVRVALTRNGGSLADPGSVSYMFNRKGVVIVPKADGLDEDTVLMAVLDAGAEEVNDLGDTFEVVSEAGDLVPVRKALQDSGIDYDSAESSFLPTMSVPLDEEGAKKVFRLIDALEDSDDVQNVFANFDVSDEVLAALD